A stretch of Candidatus Neomarinimicrobiota bacterium DNA encodes these proteins:
- the leuB gene encoding 3-isopropylmalate dehydrogenase yields MQSYKIAVLPGDGIGPEVMEAALKVLDTVGEMESVKFEYEYAQVGGCAIDETGKPLSEETLEMCQRSDAVLLGAVGGPKWESLPQDQKPEQALLQLRGGLGLYSNLRPAVVFPALAGASSLREEVVSGVDVMVVRELTGGIYFGTPKGADANKGWNTMVYERHEVERIARVAFDLARKRSGRVTSVDKANVLDVSQFWRDIVIEVHQEYPDVQLDHMYVDNAAMQLVRTPKQFDVIVTSNMFGDILSDIASMVTGSLGMLPSASLGEKYALYEPVHGSAPDIAGQNLANPLAMIMSVAMMLSYTLDMGKAGAALQTAVSAVLEAGYRTGEIYQDGDKLVTTTEMSDLVIKQLKQNSARVA; encoded by the coding sequence ATGCAATCCTATAAAATTGCCGTTCTCCCAGGAGATGGTATCGGTCCTGAGGTGATGGAAGCAGCCTTGAAGGTTCTGGATACTGTGGGAGAAATGGAATCAGTCAAGTTCGAATATGAATATGCCCAGGTCGGTGGTTGTGCCATTGATGAGACGGGGAAACCCCTGTCAGAGGAAACCCTGGAAATGTGCCAACGCTCAGATGCCGTCCTCCTTGGCGCCGTTGGTGGTCCCAAATGGGAATCCTTACCTCAAGACCAAAAACCGGAGCAAGCCCTTCTGCAACTCCGGGGCGGCCTGGGACTTTATTCGAATCTGCGACCTGCAGTTGTATTTCCTGCCTTGGCAGGTGCGTCCTCACTCCGCGAGGAAGTGGTTTCAGGTGTAGATGTCATGGTTGTCAGGGAATTGACAGGAGGCATCTATTTTGGGACACCCAAGGGTGCTGATGCCAACAAGGGCTGGAATACCATGGTCTATGAACGACACGAGGTGGAACGAATTGCCCGCGTTGCCTTTGATCTTGCCCGTAAACGTAGTGGCCGTGTGACATCAGTGGATAAAGCCAATGTGCTGGATGTCTCCCAATTCTGGCGCGATATCGTCATTGAAGTTCATCAGGAGTATCCCGATGTGCAATTGGATCATATGTATGTGGACAACGCTGCCATGCAACTGGTCCGCACACCCAAGCAGTTTGATGTCATCGTCACTTCGAATATGTTTGGGGATATCCTCAGTGATATAGCCTCCATGGTTACAGGTAGCCTGGGTATGCTCCCTTCAGCCAGTCTCGGTGAGAAATATGCTCTCTACGAACCCGTTCATGGGTCAGCTCCAGATATTGCCGGACAAAATTTAGCCAACCCTTTGGCCATGATCATGTCAGTAGCCATGATGTTGAGTTACACGCTTGATATGGGGAAAGCCGGCGCAGCCCTTCAGACTGCAGTTTCTGCAGTTTTAGAAGCAGGTTACCGTACAGGTGAGATATACCAGGATGGAGACAAGCTGGTTACAACAACAGAAATGAGCGATCTGGTCATCAAGCAATTAAAACAGAATAGTGCGAGGGTTGCATGA
- the ilvC gene encoding ketol-acid reductoisomerase produces MNVNAYYDSDADLSLLKGKKCAVLGYGSQGHAHALNLMESGVDIRVGLRKESASWQKAEAAGLKVMTIAEATASADIVMLLLPDQTMKAIYDAEVAPNLSGVTTLAFGHGFNIHYKQIVPPAHVNVIMIAPKSPGHLVRRTYEDGQGVPCLVAVEQDASGNARDLALAWAKGIGCTRAGALETNFKDETETDLFGEQAVLCGGVADLVKTGFETLTEAGYPADLAYFECMHELKLIVDLFYEGGLTRMNYSVSETAEYGGMTRGPRVVDAGTKERMKAILKEVQDGSFAKEWLQESNKGGKNFEALRQANQDHPIEVVGKKLRGMMSFIGKRG; encoded by the coding sequence ATGAATGTAAATGCGTATTATGACAGTGATGCTGATCTGTCACTATTAAAAGGAAAAAAGTGTGCAGTTCTGGGTTATGGAAGTCAGGGTCACGCACACGCTTTGAATCTCATGGAATCCGGCGTGGATATCCGTGTGGGACTTCGTAAAGAAAGTGCCTCCTGGCAAAAAGCTGAAGCCGCTGGTCTAAAGGTCATGACTATTGCTGAAGCAACTGCCTCAGCCGATATCGTCATGTTGTTACTACCGGATCAAACCATGAAGGCCATCTATGATGCAGAGGTCGCTCCCAATCTATCTGGTGTAACGACCCTGGCTTTCGGTCATGGTTTCAATATCCATTACAAACAGATTGTACCACCGGCTCATGTGAATGTCATTATGATTGCACCCAAAAGTCCCGGTCATCTCGTCCGTAGAACCTATGAGGATGGACAAGGTGTACCCTGCCTCGTTGCAGTTGAACAGGATGCCAGCGGAAATGCCAGGGACCTGGCGCTGGCCTGGGCCAAGGGAATCGGCTGTACCCGTGCTGGAGCCCTGGAAACCAATTTTAAGGATGAGACTGAAACAGATCTCTTTGGTGAACAGGCCGTTCTCTGTGGCGGTGTAGCCGACCTGGTAAAAACTGGTTTCGAAACCCTCACCGAGGCTGGTTATCCAGCGGACCTGGCCTATTTCGAGTGCATGCATGAATTAAAATTGATTGTAGACCTCTTCTATGAAGGCGGTCTGACACGAATGAATTATTCCGTCAGTGAGACTGCTGAATATGGTGGCATGACCCGCGGCCCGCGTGTTGTTGATGCCGGGACAAAAGAACGCATGAAAGCCATTCTAAAAGAGGTCCAGGATGGATCTTTTGCTAAGGAATGGCTACAGGAATCCAATAAAGGTGGTAAAAATTTTGAGGCACTTCGCCAAGCCAATCAAGACCATCCCATTGAAGTCGTGGGAAAAAAATTGCGTGGTATGATGAGCTTTATTGGAAAAAGAGGTTAA
- the ilvN gene encoding acetolactate synthase small subunit has protein sequence MQKSEHTIVAFVEDEPGVLNRIVSLLRRRNFNIKSIVAGATERPGLTRMTIVTDESNQHRRVNMARNIQKLVNAYTVEDVTDVPSVIREYMLAKVSVKNGDRTELDLLTREYGAKIIDSEEGAVIVEATGYDMEIESFLQKLKEFDIVELMRSGKMAMRRGSHLELKEKLEMMSTDQQWTTKQIQSAIG, from the coding sequence ATGCAGAAATCAGAACATACAATTGTAGCCTTTGTAGAAGATGAACCGGGAGTTCTGAACCGGATCGTCTCATTACTCAGACGCAGGAATTTTAACATCAAAAGCATTGTCGCCGGAGCAACTGAGCGACCTGGTCTCACCAGAATGACCATCGTAACCGATGAATCCAACCAACACCGTAGAGTGAATATGGCTCGGAATATTCAAAAGCTGGTGAATGCCTATACAGTGGAGGATGTCACCGATGTGCCCTCGGTAATTCGTGAATATATGCTGGCCAAGGTATCTGTGAAGAATGGCGACCGCACTGAGCTTGATCTGCTCACCCGTGAGTATGGGGCCAAGATCATCGATTCTGAAGAGGGGGCGGTCATCGTAGAGGCCACTGGTTATGATATGGAAATCGAATCCTTTTTACAGAAGCTTAAGGAATTCGATATCGTAGAGCTTATGCGCTCAGGCAAGATGGCCATGCGTCGGGGAAGTCACCTCGAATTAAAAGAAAAATTAGAAATGATGTCTACTGATCAACAGTGGACCACCAAACAAATTCAATCAGCCATTGGTTAA
- the ilvB gene encoding biosynthetic-type acetolactate synthase large subunit, with protein MITGAEIVWECLIREDVEVVFGYPGGANLPIYDALVKYKDRIHHVLTRHEQNAAHAADGFARASGKVGVCMATSGPGATNLITGVATAMMDSIPLVCITGQVGRESLGSDAFQETDILGAMIPLTKHSYQVNDINKLAATIKDAFYIARTGRPGPVLIDIPKDVQNETTEFLYPETHDVLPGYNPVIRASENELEEVAKLINAAKNPVILAGHGVLLSGATYELTTLAEKADIPVAVTLLGIGGIPASHPKCIGFMGMHGGYWVNHAIQEADLLIACGMRFDDRVTGKLETYSPNSKKIHIDIDPTELNKNIIVDVGIRGDLKAVLTAALPKIKEATHDAWTHQIKGWMKQSKTKDILNRKSDKLYGAFVVRDLWEATKGEALMVTDVGQHQMTVAQYYYQDHANSLLTSGGLGTMGYGLPAAIGASFAGRKKNIWAVVGDGGIQMTIQELATAVQENANINIALINNGYLGMVRQWQEMFYDNRYSETPISGPDYLKLTEAYGLKGYRVTERKDVISAVLEAQAHDGPTLIEFVVEPMEMVYPMVATGSALNEMVQRPLAEEQFADMEI; from the coding sequence ATGATAACCGGCGCAGAGATTGTCTGGGAATGCTTAATCCGGGAGGACGTGGAAGTCGTTTTTGGTTATCCCGGTGGCGCCAATCTTCCCATCTATGATGCATTGGTAAAATACAAGGATCGGATTCATCATGTGCTTACGCGACATGAGCAAAATGCTGCTCATGCGGCTGATGGTTTTGCCAGAGCCAGTGGAAAAGTTGGCGTCTGCATGGCCACGTCAGGTCCTGGGGCCACCAATCTGATCACCGGGGTGGCCACTGCTATGATGGATTCCATTCCCCTGGTGTGCATCACCGGTCAGGTGGGAAGAGAATCACTGGGAAGTGATGCGTTTCAGGAAACGGACATCCTGGGAGCCATGATCCCTTTGACCAAGCACAGCTATCAGGTCAATGATATCAATAAGCTTGCAGCCACCATCAAGGATGCGTTTTACATCGCTCGTACAGGTCGACCAGGTCCAGTTCTCATTGATATTCCAAAAGATGTTCAAAATGAAACCACTGAATTTCTCTATCCGGAAACCCATGATGTTTTACCAGGATATAATCCTGTGATTCGAGCCTCTGAAAATGAATTGGAGGAAGTCGCTAAATTAATAAATGCTGCCAAGAATCCCGTGATTCTGGCAGGCCATGGTGTGCTTTTATCTGGAGCCACCTATGAACTCACAACCCTGGCGGAAAAGGCTGATATCCCTGTGGCAGTAACCCTGCTGGGGATAGGTGGTATTCCTGCCAGCCATCCCAAGTGTATCGGGTTTATGGGAATGCATGGAGGATATTGGGTAAATCATGCCATTCAGGAAGCAGATTTACTTATCGCCTGCGGGATGCGTTTTGATGATCGGGTCACTGGAAAACTTGAGACCTACTCACCGAATTCTAAAAAAATTCATATCGATATAGACCCCACAGAGCTCAATAAAAATATCATCGTAGACGTTGGTATCAGGGGCGATTTGAAAGCGGTTTTGACTGCAGCACTGCCCAAGATTAAAGAGGCAACACATGATGCCTGGACCCATCAAATCAAGGGTTGGATGAAGCAGTCTAAAACCAAGGATATCCTCAACAGAAAATCCGATAAACTCTATGGTGCCTTTGTGGTTCGCGATCTGTGGGAAGCAACCAAAGGCGAAGCACTTATGGTAACCGATGTGGGGCAACACCAAATGACGGTAGCTCAGTATTATTATCAGGATCATGCGAATTCACTGCTTACATCAGGGGGCCTGGGAACCATGGGATATGGTCTTCCCGCTGCTATCGGCGCCAGTTTCGCTGGACGAAAAAAGAATATTTGGGCTGTGGTGGGAGATGGCGGTATCCAGATGACCATCCAGGAACTGGCAACTGCAGTTCAGGAAAATGCCAATATCAATATTGCCTTGATTAATAATGGGTATCTCGGAATGGTTCGTCAATGGCAGGAGATGTTCTATGATAATCGCTACAGCGAAACACCCATCTCTGGACCAGATTACCTCAAGCTTACAGAAGCATACGGCTTGAAGGGTTACCGGGTCACAGAGCGCAAAGATGTTATTTCTGCGGTTCTGGAAGCACAGGCACACGATGGTCCAACCCTCATCGAATTTGTGGTTGAACCCATGGAAATGGTCTACCCCATGGTTGCCACTGGCTCAGCACTAAATGAGATGGTGCAACGTCCCCTGGCCGAAGAACAGTTTGCAGATATGGAGATATAG
- the ilvD gene encoding dihydroxy-acid dehydratase has protein sequence MRSDLIKKGFDKAPHRSLLRATGVIQKDSDFEKPFIGVANSYIDLIPGHVHLQAFGAVAKKAVREAGGIPFEFNTIGVDDGIAMGHLGMRYSLPSRELIADSVETVAEAHRLDGLICISSCDKIVPGMLMAVLRMNIPAVFVAGGPMEAGKIANGDKVDLISVFEGVGKHQAGTINDEQLKELEEQGCPTCGSCSGMFTANSMNCLLEALGMAMPGNGSMLATDNGRLKLVQDCATAIMELVKKDVKPRDIVTRETILNAFALDMAMGGSTNTVLHTLAAATEAEIDFDLNELNALSRRTPYLCKVSPATDRVHMEDVHLAGGISAILKELSRVDGLLDLERPTITGKTLGQTIESAVRLNKDVIRSIENPYSQEGGLAILYGNLAPDGSVIKTGAVDPQMVVHTGPARIYESQDEAVLGIKTGDVKSGDVVVIRYEGPKGGPGMPEMLAPTSAIMGMGLGAEVALITDGRFSGGTRGACVGHVSPEAASGGPIASLRAGDVITIDIPNRQLSVALTDAEIAQRMAALPPFEPKIKSGYLSRYSRMVTSANTGAVLK, from the coding sequence ATGAGATCAGATCTCATAAAAAAAGGATTCGATAAGGCACCCCACCGCAGTCTTTTGCGCGCTACTGGCGTGATTCAAAAAGATTCTGATTTTGAAAAACCATTTATCGGTGTTGCCAATTCATATATAGACCTCATACCTGGTCATGTCCATCTACAAGCCTTCGGCGCTGTTGCCAAAAAAGCGGTGCGTGAAGCTGGTGGCATACCTTTCGAATTCAATACTATCGGTGTGGATGATGGTATTGCCATGGGACATCTGGGAATGCGCTATTCTCTGCCCAGCCGGGAGCTCATCGCCGACAGTGTTGAAACTGTTGCGGAAGCTCATCGTCTGGATGGTCTCATCTGTATCTCAAGTTGCGACAAAATTGTCCCCGGCATGCTCATGGCTGTATTGCGTATGAACATTCCTGCTGTCTTTGTTGCGGGAGGACCCATGGAGGCCGGTAAAATTGCCAACGGAGACAAAGTTGACCTCATTTCTGTATTTGAGGGCGTGGGCAAGCATCAGGCTGGGACCATTAACGATGAACAGTTAAAGGAATTGGAAGAACAGGGCTGTCCTACGTGTGGCTCTTGCTCAGGTATGTTCACTGCCAACTCCATGAACTGTCTCCTGGAAGCCCTGGGTATGGCCATGCCTGGAAATGGCAGCATGTTGGCCACGGATAATGGCAGACTTAAACTGGTTCAGGATTGTGCCACTGCCATCATGGAATTGGTTAAGAAGGATGTGAAACCCCGGGATATCGTTACCCGGGAAACTATCCTCAACGCATTTGCACTCGATATGGCAATGGGCGGTAGTACCAATACGGTTTTACACACCCTGGCGGCAGCAACAGAAGCTGAAATCGATTTCGATCTTAATGAATTGAATGCCCTGAGCAGGAGAACTCCCTACTTATGCAAGGTGAGCCCCGCTACTGATAGGGTACACATGGAAGATGTCCATCTCGCCGGTGGGATCTCGGCCATTTTAAAAGAACTGTCCCGTGTAGATGGTTTGCTTGATCTGGAGCGACCCACCATTACTGGAAAAACGCTGGGCCAGACCATCGAGTCAGCAGTCCGCTTGAATAAAGATGTTATTCGATCCATCGAAAACCCCTATTCCCAGGAGGGTGGGCTGGCCATCCTTTATGGAAATTTAGCGCCTGATGGCTCTGTCATTAAAACAGGTGCCGTAGATCCCCAAATGGTGGTCCATACTGGTCCTGCTCGCATATATGAATCACAGGATGAAGCCGTATTGGGTATAAAAACGGGTGATGTTAAATCCGGGGATGTTGTGGTCATCCGTTATGAAGGACCCAAAGGTGGACCGGGTATGCCCGAGATGCTGGCGCCAACCAGTGCCATCATGGGCATGGGTCTGGGAGCAGAAGTTGCCCTGATCACAGATGGAAGATTTTCTGGTGGTACACGAGGAGCCTGTGTGGGACATGTATCTCCAGAAGCAGCCTCCGGTGGACCCATTGCCAGCCTCAGAGCTGGTGATGTGATTACCATTGATATACCCAACAGACAGCTTTCCGTCGCATTGACAGATGCTGAAATCGCACAGAGAATGGCTGCCCTTCCGCCATTTGAACCAAAAATAAAATCAGGATACCTCTCGCGATACAGTCGCATGGTAACCTCGGCAAATACAGGAGCAGTGCTCAAATGA
- the gltB gene encoding glutamate synthase large subunit → MQTSKEHKQKFDSGNGTGVKKMNPFPLYRPEQHHDACGVGFIAEESGQPSRRVVELALKALNRLEHRGGKGFDQDTGDGAGILVDIPWSFFKARMQASDLKKARKSETLALAVIFSRNISSSFLDSTLSKQAKVLGSRYLGSLQVPVKPEHLGSIAQANQPDIQHALFAIPAEGKYSAEQQTYLMRKSLENRIQESGLSLYFCSFSTRTMVYKGLLSSYQIGQFYPDLREPEFKTRMAIFHERFSTNTNPSWEMAQPFHGIAHNGEINTIRGNRLWMNARQRQLQSKFWKQDFQKLRPIITPGLSDSASFDEVFSLLVQTGRDPNHAMMMMVPDPYSGFPQMDRALIDFYMYHENFMEPWDGPAALIFTDGETVGAKLDRNGLRPLRYTRTKSGLVIMASEAGVVDVDDDDLIVHHHMSSGEIYSVSLTGGVENNVQTKDRISHQAKYGQLMKKNFLRLKREDNDTEFGDFAIPEGGFDKRNRLALGWHQESVDRFTGPLSGVPLEPVGAMGDDTPPAFLSQKSRSFYDYFVQSFAQVTNPPIDPIRERLMMSLYHYIGSEENLLASEPAFHGAIRIASPVLSPREVRWMMRKYRLFKHKIISVLAPVEQSFEGRLKEIQDECVQAVESGKRILFLSDEHVDESQVPIPMALVVSAVHHDLVRHKIRSDVSLICLAGDVFEDHHVSVLTTLGASAVYPYMAYELIRENLDEGDWLKGMSNYRFALEKGLLKSMAKMGISTFSSYQGSMLLHTIGLHADFLKSWMPSLRPNIGGDGIAAIQGRVRKRHGSAFQTDHPEMEDIGLFRVKRDGEAHGYSPAIAKQIRNRATHKPEKTRKPRGPVYLRDLMDLKSSVASAGLVVESGDQITKRFGVAAMSFGALSDESHRVLTQGIAMVGGRSNTGEGGETPDRYLLYKHNDHMNSHTKQIASGRFGVKADYLAAAQELQIKIAQGAKPGEGGQLPGQKVSVEIATARSSTPGIPLISPPPHHDIYSIEDLAQLIYDLKESNPRARISVKLASQPGIGIVACGVVKAGADIVVVSGGDGGTGASPLGSMKHTGMAWETGLAETHQSLIANKLRSRVVLRVDGGLQEAKDILVAAALGAEEYDFGSVALMAIGCVMVRRCHENTCPVGIATQDPTLRKKFKGTPEQLASFFKLLAEDVRDQLSKIGLPSLEALIGRNDLLEQKKELETEDDFPDVDFSNLLEPVLSRDWLKRDQDQSIIRKFPSFDEKILESIHKELLTHGQAVIRDTVSNKDRAVGTRLAGEIAFLFGEGQFNGTLQYRLRGVAGQSLGAFLTHGIELRLKGLANDYVGKGMSGGLITIRMPRDIREHGKEHTMIGNVALYGATGGTLFVAGRANERFAVRNSGASAVVEGVGNHACEYMTRGVVIVLGEIGFNFGSGMTGGTAYLFNLSDADREHLNTDFVLEESISESDEFTITRLLERHRFHTGSLKTSDILENWEAEKQKFSKITPLVMQFLDSKALYDQQVSQRLSLVLNE, encoded by the coding sequence GTGCAAACTTCAAAAGAGCATAAACAGAAATTTGACTCTGGCAATGGAACAGGAGTCAAAAAGATGAATCCCTTTCCCCTTTATAGACCTGAACAACATCATGATGCCTGCGGAGTAGGCTTTATTGCTGAAGAATCTGGACAGCCAAGCCGCCGGGTGGTGGAATTGGCCCTCAAAGCGCTAAACCGTCTCGAACATCGGGGTGGTAAGGGCTTTGATCAGGATACTGGAGATGGGGCAGGTATTCTGGTTGATATTCCATGGTCGTTTTTTAAAGCTCGCATGCAAGCTTCCGATCTGAAAAAAGCCAGAAAAAGTGAGACCCTGGCCTTAGCCGTCATCTTCTCTAGGAATATTTCCAGTTCCTTTCTGGATAGCACCTTGTCCAAACAGGCCAAAGTTCTGGGCTCCAGGTATCTTGGTTCATTGCAGGTGCCGGTGAAACCAGAACATCTCGGGAGTATAGCCCAGGCCAATCAACCTGATATCCAACATGCATTGTTTGCCATCCCAGCTGAAGGGAAATATTCAGCAGAACAGCAGACCTATCTCATGCGCAAAAGTTTGGAGAACCGTATTCAAGAGTCGGGACTAAGCCTGTACTTTTGCAGTTTTTCAACGCGAACCATGGTTTACAAGGGTCTGCTTTCATCCTATCAGATTGGACAATTCTACCCTGACCTGCGAGAGCCCGAATTCAAGACCCGCATGGCAATATTTCACGAACGTTTTTCAACCAATACCAATCCATCCTGGGAAATGGCCCAACCCTTCCACGGAATAGCCCATAATGGTGAGATCAATACCATCAGGGGTAATCGGCTTTGGATGAATGCCCGTCAACGACAACTTCAATCAAAATTCTGGAAACAAGATTTTCAGAAACTTCGTCCGATTATTACACCTGGATTGAGTGATTCTGCCAGCTTTGATGAGGTCTTCAGCTTGCTGGTTCAGACTGGGCGAGATCCCAATCATGCCATGATGATGATGGTACCGGACCCCTACAGCGGCTTTCCTCAAATGGATCGAGCACTGATTGACTTCTATATGTACCATGAAAACTTCATGGAGCCCTGGGATGGACCTGCTGCGCTCATTTTTACCGATGGAGAAACGGTGGGAGCCAAGCTGGACCGAAATGGTCTGCGGCCCTTACGCTATACCAGGACAAAAAGTGGCTTGGTCATTATGGCATCTGAAGCGGGTGTGGTGGATGTTGATGATGATGACCTCATTGTTCACCATCATATGTCTTCAGGTGAAATATATTCAGTTTCCCTAACTGGAGGCGTTGAGAATAATGTTCAGACCAAGGACCGTATCTCTCATCAGGCAAAATATGGCCAGTTGATGAAGAAAAATTTTCTACGCCTTAAGCGAGAAGATAATGATACAGAGTTTGGGGATTTCGCCATACCCGAAGGTGGTTTTGACAAACGTAATCGGCTAGCCCTGGGATGGCATCAGGAATCAGTTGATCGATTTACTGGGCCTTTGAGTGGCGTGCCACTGGAACCAGTAGGGGCCATGGGTGATGACACACCTCCAGCTTTTCTCTCCCAGAAGAGTCGCAGCTTTTATGATTACTTCGTACAATCCTTTGCCCAGGTCACCAATCCACCCATAGATCCTATTCGTGAACGACTCATGATGAGCTTGTACCACTATATCGGTAGTGAGGAAAATTTACTCGCTTCTGAACCCGCCTTTCATGGAGCTATTCGGATAGCAAGTCCGGTACTCTCTCCACGGGAAGTCCGATGGATGATGAGAAAATACAGACTTTTCAAGCATAAGATCATTTCTGTATTAGCGCCTGTTGAACAGAGTTTTGAAGGACGCCTTAAGGAAATTCAGGATGAGTGTGTTCAAGCGGTGGAATCAGGGAAGCGGATACTATTTCTCAGTGATGAGCATGTAGATGAGTCCCAGGTCCCCATACCCATGGCCCTGGTGGTGTCTGCAGTGCATCATGACCTGGTGAGACATAAAATCCGTAGCGATGTCTCTCTTATTTGTCTAGCCGGGGATGTTTTTGAAGATCACCATGTTTCAGTGCTAACCACATTGGGTGCCAGCGCTGTATACCCCTATATGGCCTATGAACTCATCCGCGAGAACCTGGATGAGGGCGACTGGTTGAAGGGAATGTCCAATTATCGCTTCGCGCTTGAGAAGGGATTGTTAAAGAGTATGGCCAAAATGGGTATTTCAACTTTTAGCTCATACCAGGGGAGCATGCTGCTTCACACCATTGGATTACATGCAGATTTTCTAAAGAGCTGGATGCCTTCCTTGAGACCAAATATTGGTGGTGATGGCATCGCAGCCATTCAAGGCCGAGTGAGGAAGCGACATGGCTCAGCATTCCAAACAGATCATCCAGAGATGGAGGATATTGGTCTTTTCCGCGTGAAGCGGGATGGGGAAGCCCATGGTTATAGTCCAGCCATTGCCAAACAGATCAGGAATAGAGCGACCCATAAACCTGAAAAAACCAGAAAACCCAGAGGTCCTGTCTATTTAAGGGATCTCATGGATTTAAAAAGCAGCGTCGCTTCAGCAGGTTTAGTGGTTGAGTCTGGCGACCAGATTACCAAACGTTTTGGGGTCGCAGCCATGAGTTTTGGGGCACTAAGTGATGAGTCCCATCGCGTATTGACACAGGGAATTGCCATGGTGGGTGGTCGCAGCAATACTGGTGAAGGTGGCGAAACACCAGATCGATATTTACTCTATAAGCATAACGACCATATGAATTCACATACCAAGCAGATCGCCAGTGGACGTTTTGGTGTAAAAGCTGATTATCTGGCAGCCGCCCAGGAACTTCAAATTAAAATTGCCCAAGGTGCCAAACCTGGAGAGGGTGGACAGCTACCAGGTCAAAAAGTGAGTGTGGAAATTGCCACAGCCAGATCATCAACACCTGGAATCCCCCTTATTTCACCACCACCTCACCATGATATCTATTCAATTGAGGATCTGGCTCAACTGATCTATGATTTAAAAGAAAGTAACCCCCGTGCCCGCATATCCGTCAAGCTGGCATCCCAACCGGGTATCGGAATTGTCGCCTGTGGTGTGGTCAAGGCCGGCGCAGATATCGTGGTTGTTTCCGGTGGAGATGGAGGGACAGGAGCCAGTCCACTTGGTTCAATGAAGCATACGGGTATGGCCTGGGAAACGGGACTGGCTGAGACCCACCAGTCCCTCATTGCCAACAAGTTAAGAAGCAGAGTGGTCCTCCGGGTAGATGGAGGATTGCAGGAAGCAAAAGATATTCTTGTGGCAGCAGCGCTGGGGGCGGAGGAATATGATTTTGGGTCAGTAGCCCTCATGGCCATAGGCTGTGTTATGGTGCGTCGTTGTCATGAAAACACCTGCCCCGTAGGGATTGCCACCCAGGATCCGACTTTACGCAAAAAATTTAAAGGCACTCCGGAACAACTCGCTTCCTTTTTCAAACTTCTGGCAGAAGATGTTCGTGATCAGTTATCAAAAATAGGATTGCCCAGTCTGGAAGCTCTCATAGGACGCAATGATTTATTGGAACAAAAGAAGGAGCTGGAAACTGAAGATGATTTCCCTGATGTAGATTTCTCAAATCTTCTTGAGCCAGTCCTCTCACGTGACTGGTTGAAACGGGACCAAGATCAGAGCATTATTAGAAAATTCCCCAGCTTTGATGAGAAAATCCTGGAGAGTATTCATAAAGAATTGTTGACCCATGGTCAGGCTGTCATTAGAGATACCGTCAGCAATAAAGACAGAGCCGTGGGTACCCGTCTGGCAGGTGAAATTGCCTTTCTTTTCGGAGAGGGCCAGTTCAACGGAACCCTGCAGTATCGCTTGCGTGGAGTGGCTGGTCAAAGTCTGGGGGCCTTCCTTACCCACGGGATTGAATTACGTCTCAAGGGTCTGGCCAATGATTACGTAGGTAAGGGGATGAGTGGTGGATTGATTACCATTCGTATGCCCCGGGATATTCGGGAGCATGGGAAAGAACATACCATGATTGGCAATGTGGCTCTATATGGGGCTACCGGCGGAACCCTGTTTGTAGCCGGCCGAGCCAATGAACGATTTGCAGTTCGTAATAGTGGTGCTTCAGCAGTTGTGGAAGGCGTGGGGAATCATGCCTGTGAGTACATGACCCGGGGAGTGGTCATCGTTCTTGGTGAAATTGGATTCAATTTTGGGAGCGGCATGACAGGTGGAACGGCATATCTATTTAATCTGAGTGATGCCGACAGGGAGCATTTGAATACGGATTTTGTTCTGGAAGAATCCATCAGTGAATCTGATGAATTTACCATCACCAGATTGCTGGAACGTCACCGATTTCATACAGGATCACTCAAGACATCTGATATTCTTGAAAATTGGGAAGCTGAGAAGCAAAAGTTTTCCAAAATTACACCACTGGTTATGCAATTTTTGGATAGCAAGGCTCTCTATGATCAACAGGTGAGTCAGCGTTTGAGTCTTGTGCTCAATGAGTAA